A genome region from Archaeoglobus fulgidus DSM 4304 includes the following:
- a CDS encoding transcriptional regulator, giving the protein MKPHCVMMVKYVLPALRAKVALELIDRGYRVKDVADLLGLTQAAVSQYLKSKRGQRGMEILSKSEKAHEVVKELVENLASGKITIEDEVDYLCRVCEILREEGLIEEEMYSV; this is encoded by the coding sequence ATGAAACCGCACTGCGTGATGATGGTGAAATACGTACTCCCCGCCCTGAGGGCGAAGGTTGCGCTTGAGCTAATAGATAGAGGTTACAGGGTAAAGGATGTTGCAGATTTGCTCGGGTTGACACAGGCAGCAGTTTCGCAGTACCTCAAGAGCAAAAGGGGACAGAGGGGAATGGAGATTCTATCAAAGTCTGAGAAAGCACATGAGGTTGTTAAGGAGCTTGTGGAGAACCTCGCTTCTGGCAAAATAACCATCGAAGACGAGGTGGATTACCTCTGCAGAGTTTGCGAAATTCTAAGAGAAGAGGGGCTCATCGAGGAAGAGATGTATTCCGTTTGA
- a CDS encoding AMP-binding protein: protein MDNCATIFFTSGTTRVRRQCRTSMVVFVQSRKRWTYSSAHLLVEEYPSKKVDFKEFASKLTEDEINLRVMPIFWVAGHDNAVLSSTISDSTVALLSRWDVIAAMEAVSRYKVTSMYLTFDMYWQILEHPERELEIFEDLYTFKLCEKGLTVQLREKWKEVAGAILREARTS from the coding sequence TGGGACGACTCGAGTCCGAAGGCAGTGCCGCACAAGCATGGTGGTTTTTGTACAAAGCCGCAAGCGTTGGACCTACAGTTCAGCACACCTTCTGGTGGAGGAATATCCGAGTAAGAAGGTTGATTTCAAGGAATTTGCTTCAAAACTCACAGAAGATGAGATCAACCTAAGAGTGATGCCAATATTCTGGGTTGCGGGACATGACAATGCTGTCCTGTCTTCGACAATTTCAGACTCAACTGTTGCTTTGCTTTCGAGATGGGACGTTATAGCAGCCATGGAGGCCGTGAGCAGGTACAAAGTCACGTCAATGTATCTGACATTCGATATGTACTGGCAAATTCTTGAGCATCCCGAGAGGGAACTTGAAATCTTTGAGGACCTGTACACGTTCAAGCTTTGTGAAAAAGGACTGACAGTACAGCTGAGAGAAAAATGGAAAGAAGTGGCTGGAGCAATACTCCGTGAGGCCAGAACATCTTGA